Proteins encoded by one window of Manihot esculenta cultivar AM560-2 chromosome 10, M.esculenta_v8, whole genome shotgun sequence:
- the LOC110625277 gene encoding pathogenesis-related protein 1C — protein MKLCKLSLALFLLLSIALITFPSHARDTPQDYLDSHNEVRAKVGLEPLTWDDEVAAYAQNYANQRISDCELEHSDGPYGENIAWGSGDLLGTEAVKMWVDEKVYYDYKSNSCASGQMCGHYTQVVWRNSARLGCAKVTCDKNGGTFIGCNYDPPGNFIGERPY, from the coding sequence ATGAAGCTCTGCAAGCTCTCATTAGCCCTCTTCCTTCTCCTCAGCATAGCCCTAATAACCTTTCCCTCTCATGCCCGAGACACCCCACAAGATTATCTGGATTCTCATAACGAGGTTAGAGCAAAAGTTGGTCTTGAACCTCTAACTTGGGACGACGAAGTAGCAGCCTACGCCCAGAACTACGCAAACCAACGTATTAGCGACTGTGAGCTTGAGCACTCCGACGGTCCTTACGGCGAGAACATTGCATGGGGCAGCGGTGACCTTCTAGGCACAGAAGCTGTGAAGATGTGGGTTGATGAGAAGGTTTATTATGATTATAAATCTAATTCTTGTGCTTCAGGCCAGATGTGTGGGCACTATACTCAGGTGGTTTGGCGAAACTCGGCTCGTCTAGGGTGTGCGAAGGTAACTTGCGATAAAAATGGAGGAACCTTCATTGGTTGCAACTATGATCCTCCTGGTAACTTCATTGGAGAGCGACCTTACTAA